GCTGGAACTGCGGCATGCCCACATGGGCGTCCGTTCCAACGACAATGCCTTCGGCAAATCCTTCCGCCAGATGGTCCGCTGGATAGGCAAGCACGAGTTCATGGAAGTTTGGTGCCGCATCATTGGGCGACAGGCCATCGGCCTCCAACGCATGACAGGACGAACAAAGGTTCTGTGCCAGCTTTTCACCTGCTTCTGCTTCGGCTGAAAAGTCTGCGTGTGCGGTGGCCGGCGCCAGCATGATCGCCAGTATCAAAGATGGAATGGCAGTGAGTGCCCGTATACGCATGTTGATGCCCCTCTTGAGAATTGGCCTAGACGTCCATCCGCGCAACAACCTGGCCTTCTTCGACCAGTTCTTCTTCTTCGACCAGAATTTCAGTGACCTTGCCGTCCTTCGGCGCGGCAACGGGAATTTCCATCTTCATGGATTCCAGAATGATGATCGCATCTTCTTCTTCCACGGACGTGCCCGGGGTGGCTTCAATCTTCCAGACCTTGCCTGAAATCTCCGACTTGATATCCATAAATTCAACTTCCCTTTATCGCTGCCGGGCGGAGCGGCGCACGAGATATTCAGATGCAACCAGCGCTGCAACAGCAACAGTTACCGATAGGATGAGAACGCGCAATGCGGCCTGTTCGCCACCCGGCATTTGCAAAAAAGTATAAAGGGCAAGGGGCAGTGTCCGCGTCTCGCCCGGAATGGATGCCGCAAAGGTGATGGTGGCCCCAAACTCTCCAAGCGCGCGGGCAAAGGCCAGTACGCCACCGGCCACTATTCCGGGAACCATCAACGGCAGCGCAATGGTCGCGAAGGCGCCAAAGGGCGACTGGCCAAGCGTGCGGGCCGCCTGCAACAACCGCTCCTCAACATTCTCAGCCGAAATGCGAATGGCACGAACGGCCAGAGGAAAACCGCTGACGGCTGCCACAATCACAGCCCCGGACCATGAGAACGCAAGATTGATCCCGAACCATGACTGGAGCGGTTCACCGATCGGCCCACGTGGCCCCAGTGCCAGAAGCAGGAGATAGCCAAGGGCCACCGGCGGCATGACGAGCGGCAGATGCACAATAATGTCGAGGGCCGTCTTGCCCCAGAACTGCCAGCGGGCCAGCGCCCAGCCGGTGAGCAGAGCGAACGGCATTGACACCAGCAGGCCAATGCCTGCGACCGTCAAAGAGACCGTGAGCGCCTGAAGCTCTGCGTCGGTTATGCCCCACATGTGTTGACTACCCGCATTCTGCTTCTGGATGGGAGCCATCTGACGGATTGGCATCAGGGGGTGTCGCAAACCCATGGGACATCAGGATTGTGCTGCCTTCCGGGCTGCTAAGAAAGGCCAGGAAATCATACGCCTTGGATGTCGCGCTGGTGACCGCGAGCGCCTCATAGACAATCGGTCCGTGCAGTGTGTCAGGTATCGTGGCCAACACATCAACGTCGTCCACGATTGCAGCGTCTGTGGCGTAGACAATGCCAACGGGCGCTGTGCCGGTCCTCACCCAGTTCAGCACCGTGCGAACAGTATCGCCCTGCACAAGCCGGTCCTGCACAAGTTGCCATGCCTTAACTGCCATGAGAGCCTCGCGGGCATAGACCCCTGCGGGCACACCGATAGGGTCCGCGATGGCTATGCGCCCGCGGCTCAGCCCGGAATGGTCCGGGCCGAACGGTGCCTTACCTGATGCAATGGTACTGTCTTCGTCGGGACGTGAACCAATCAGGACCAATTCATTGCCTGCAATGGCGCGGCGCGATGCCTTGTCGCCAATGCCGCAGGCAACCAGCCATTCCGCCCACTGGGAATTTGCGGAAATGAAAACATGTGCAGGCGCCCCTTGCTGTATCTGTCGGGCCGCCCGCGATGTTGAATCAAACACCGTAATGGTCGGGCCATATCCGGCAGCTTCAAAGGCGTCGGCCATCTCCTGCACCGCGTTGGTCATGCTTGCGGCCGCAAAAATCAAAAGCGGCGTATCTGCTTTTGAGGGCAGGGACGAACCGATAGCAATCAGCAGAGCAAGGACGGTAGCGCGGATCATCCGGCAGCCCTGAGGCGTGCAAACCCCTTGTCCAGATCAGTTTTCAGATCATCCATATCTTCAAGGCCGGCATGGAAACGCAGCAGGCGACCAGGGGTGTCCCATTGGGTCGCCGTGCGATATCGGCCCGGATTAGAGGGGACAACAAGACTTTCAAAGCCGCCCCATGAGTAGCCCATGCCGAACAACTCAAGACCATCCAGCATTGCTGCCAGCGCGGGTTCCTCAACCGGATTCAGCACAACCGAGAAGAGGCCACTGGCGCCCAGAAAATCCCGCGCCCAGATGTCATGCTGTGGATGTGAGGGAAGGGCTGGATGAAGCACATGGGAAACCTCGTCGCGCTCACCCAGCCAGGTGGCCAGCTCAATGCCCTGCTTCATGTGCTGCTTTAACCGAACATCCAATGTGCGCAGGCCACGCAACGCCAGATAGATGTCGTCCGGCCCGGCGCACAAGCCAAGTTCGCCCCGAGCGGCATGAAGCAGGGGCCAGCATTCTTCATTCGCGGTGATCGTTCCCAACATCGTGTCGGCATGGCCAACCACATATTTTGTGGCCGCTTGGATGGAGACATCTACCCCATGCTCATAGGGCTTGAAGAACAAGGGCGATGCCCAGGTGTTATCGAGAATGACCTTTGCGCCGTTTGCATGCGCCACTTCTGCAATCGCCGGAATGTCCTGCACTTCAAAGGTCAAGGAGCCGGGGCTCTCCACAAAAACCACCGTGGTTCGGTCGGTCATGAGGGATGCGATATCAGCGCCGATCGTCGGGTCGTAGTAAGTCGTCTCGACGCCCATGCGTTTCAGGAACGTATTGCAGAAATTGCGTGTCGGTCCGTAGGCGCTGTCCGTCATCAACAGATGGTCGCCGGAGCTCAGGAAGGCGAGCAGGGCGGTGGTGCATGCATTCAGGCCTGAGGGCACGATTGCGCACCCAGCACCTCCCTCAAGCGCCATGATGGCGTCTTCCAGCGCAAAGACGGTGGGCGTCCCGCGACGACCATATTGCACGCGCGTCTTGGGGTGCTTCAGATCCTCATAGGTCGGATAGAGGATGGTGGAGGCATGATAGACAGGCGGATTGACGGCACCGTGATTTGATTTCGGGTCCCGTCCGGCGTGAACTATTTTGGTCTTTTCTTTCATCGCACCCACTTTGGTTCCAACGGCCAAATACGGCTTTTCCAGCCATGACACAGATGTTGCGCCAAGCCTCTAGCCGAGGCCTTGAGGAATGCTACACTGGCACAAATGCTGGCAAAAATCGCCGCGTGCGGTACATCCAGTACCCAGAATTCGACTGTGAGGATAGATTCGTATGATTCCCACCACCATTCGTGCCCTTGGGCGTCCTGCTCTGGCCGGTCTTGCCGGTCTGGCGTTTGGATTAATGTCTGTTCACGGTGCTGCCGCACAGCCCGCCGATGCGGGAGCCACGCTGGCTGCCGTAAAGGCAAAAGGCCATTTGCAGTGTGGGGTGAGCCAGGGGCTTCCCGGCTTCTCCAATCCGGATGCCACCGGCGAGTGGACAGGCCTTGATGTGGATTTCTGCCGTGCTGTTGCTGCTGCCATCTTCGGGGATGCCAGCGCTGTTCGGTTTACGCCGCTCTCCGCCAAGGAGCGATTTACGGCACTTCAGTCTCGTGAGATTGATGTTCTGTCGCGCAACACAACCTGGACCCTCGATCGCGACACGTCGCTTGGGGTCAACTTTGCCGGTGTGAACTACTATGACGGTCAGGGCCTGATGGTCCGTAAATCTGTCGGCGTGACAGACGCGCTTGAACTAGATGGCGTGACTTTGTGCACAAACACCGGCACGACAACCGAGCTGAATGTTGCTGACTTCTTCCGGTCCAACAATCTTGAGTACAAGATCCTCGCCTTTGAAAAGGCTGATGAGGTTGTGGCCGCGTACAACGCCAACCGCTGCGACGTGTACACAACAGATGTCTCCGGCCTTGCTGCCCAGCGCCTCAAGCTCACCGAGCCGGATGCCCATGTCATCCTCGACACCATCATCTCTAAGGAGCCGCTTGGGCCAGCCGTTCGTCAGGGCGACGATCAATGGCTCGACATTGTCCGCTGGACGCTCAATGCACTTGTTGCTGCTGAAGAGCTTGGCGTGACGTCCGCCAATCTTGATGAAATGAAGTCCAGCGAAAATCCGCAGATCAAGCGGCTGCTGGGAACCGAAGGCGCCTTTGGTGACGCTCTGGGTCTGTCCAATGACTGGGCCTACAACGCAATCAAGGCCGCGGGCAACTACGGCGAGAGCTTTGAGCGCAACCTTGGCGTCAACACGCCACTTGGCCTTGCCCGAGGGCAAAACGCGTTGTGGACGGACGGCGGCCTTCAATACGCCATCCCAGTTCGCTAGACGCTGATACCAAACAAGACATGGCGCGCCGATATCCAATGAGAGATCGGCGCGCCGTTTTTATGTATGCTTGCAACTGAATGACAGATCCCACCATAGCTACTTCCTCCAAACAACAAGGTCGACCCCAGGCCCGACCTCAGGCCAAGGCATCATTGGTGAACGACCCGCGCGTGCGTGGCATCGTCTATCAATTGCTGACGCTGCTTGTGGTCGTTTGGATCGGCGTTGAGTTCTGGACCAATGCGGTCAGTAATCTTGAGCGCGCAAACATCGCGTCGGGCTTTGGGTTCCTGGATACGACAGCCGGCTTTGGCATCGTCCAGACGCTGATCGAATACACTGAGGAATCCAGTTACGGGCGGGCATTTTTTGTTGGTCTGTTCAACACCCTGATTGTCGCGTTCTTCGGCATCATCCTCGCGACTGTCATTGGCTTCCTGGTTGGCATCGGATCCCTGTCACGCAACTGGCTCATCCGTCAGATATGCGTCGCCTATGTGGAAGTGATGCGCAACATCCCGCTGCTGCTGCATCTGTTCTTCTGGTATTTCGGCGTCCTGCGTGCGGTCCCGGGTCCACGCGAGAGCCTGAATTTTCTCGACAGCGTGTTCGTTAACAACCGGGGTATTTATTTCCCAAGACCGGAAGGTGGGGACGGGTTTGGCCTTGTCCTTATTCTTGTGGCTATCGGCATTGCTGCCTCGTTCTTCATTGCGCGGTGGGCGCGCAAGCGGCGTGAACAGACCGGGCAACCTTTCCCCGTGCTCTACTGGTCACTGGGCCTGATTGTCGGCCTCCCACTGGCAGTGTTTCTCTTGCTCGGCATGCCGCTGACATTCGACTATCCCGCTTTGAAAGGCTTCAACTTCCGCGGCGGCATTGTAATGATCCCTGAGTTCATCTCTCTGGTTCTTGCCCTGTCGATCTACACCGCTG
The Pyruvatibacter sp. HU-CL02332 genome window above contains:
- a CDS encoding c-type cytochrome, producing MRIRALTAIPSLILAIMLAPATAHADFSAEAEAGEKLAQNLCSSCHALEADGLSPNDAAPNFHELVLAYPADHLAEGFAEGIVVGTDAHVGMPQFQLDATQIDNLIAYLETILPPPPVPHDDIDEGDVIDY
- a CDS encoding acetyl-CoA carboxylase biotin carboxyl carrier protein subunit; amino-acid sequence: MDIKSEISGKVWKIEATPGTSVEEEDAIIILESMKMEIPVAAPKDGKVTEILVEEEELVEEGQVVARMDV
- the modB gene encoding molybdate ABC transporter permease subunit; the protein is MWGITDAELQALTVSLTVAGIGLLVSMPFALLTGWALARWQFWGKTALDIIVHLPLVMPPVALGYLLLLALGPRGPIGEPLQSWFGINLAFSWSGAVIVAAVSGFPLAVRAIRISAENVEERLLQAARTLGQSPFGAFATIALPLMVPGIVAGGVLAFARALGEFGATITFAASIPGETRTLPLALYTFLQMPGGEQAALRVLILSVTVAVAALVASEYLVRRSARQR
- the modA gene encoding molybdate ABC transporter substrate-binding protein; translation: MIRATVLALLIAIGSSLPSKADTPLLIFAAASMTNAVQEMADAFEAAGYGPTITVFDSTSRAARQIQQGAPAHVFISANSQWAEWLVACGIGDKASRRAIAGNELVLIGSRPDEDSTIASGKAPFGPDHSGLSRGRIAIADPIGVPAGVYAREALMAVKAWQLVQDRLVQGDTVRTVLNWVRTGTAPVGIVYATDAAIVDDVDVLATIPDTLHGPIVYEALAVTSATSKAYDFLAFLSSPEGSTILMSHGFATPPDANPSDGSHPEAECG
- the metC gene encoding cystathionine beta-lyase, yielding MKEKTKIVHAGRDPKSNHGAVNPPVYHASTILYPTYEDLKHPKTRVQYGRRGTPTVFALEDAIMALEGGAGCAIVPSGLNACTTALLAFLSSGDHLLMTDSAYGPTRNFCNTFLKRMGVETTYYDPTIGADIASLMTDRTTVVFVESPGSLTFEVQDIPAIAEVAHANGAKVILDNTWASPLFFKPYEHGVDVSIQAATKYVVGHADTMLGTITANEECWPLLHAARGELGLCAGPDDIYLALRGLRTLDVRLKQHMKQGIELATWLGERDEVSHVLHPALPSHPQHDIWARDFLGASGLFSVVLNPVEEPALAAMLDGLELFGMGYSWGGFESLVVPSNPGRYRTATQWDTPGRLLRFHAGLEDMDDLKTDLDKGFARLRAAG
- a CDS encoding amino acid ABC transporter substrate-binding protein, encoding MSVHGAAAQPADAGATLAAVKAKGHLQCGVSQGLPGFSNPDATGEWTGLDVDFCRAVAAAIFGDASAVRFTPLSAKERFTALQSREIDVLSRNTTWTLDRDTSLGVNFAGVNYYDGQGLMVRKSVGVTDALELDGVTLCTNTGTTTELNVADFFRSNNLEYKILAFEKADEVVAAYNANRCDVYTTDVSGLAAQRLKLTEPDAHVILDTIISKEPLGPAVRQGDDQWLDIVRWTLNALVAAEELGVTSANLDEMKSSENPQIKRLLGTEGAFGDALGLSNDWAYNAIKAAGNYGESFERNLGVNTPLGLARGQNALWTDGGLQYAIPVR
- a CDS encoding amino acid ABC transporter permease, which produces MNDPRVRGIVYQLLTLLVVVWIGVEFWTNAVSNLERANIASGFGFLDTTAGFGIVQTLIEYTEESSYGRAFFVGLFNTLIVAFFGIILATVIGFLVGIGSLSRNWLIRQICVAYVEVMRNIPLLLHLFFWYFGVLRAVPGPRESLNFLDSVFVNNRGIYFPRPEGGDGFGLVLILVAIGIAASFFIARWARKRREQTGQPFPVLYWSLGLIVGLPLAVFLLLGMPLTFDYPALKGFNFRGGIVMIPEFISLVLALSIYTAGFIAENVRSGIQSVNKGQTEAAYALGIQPGPTMRLVIIPQAMRVIIPPLTSQYLNLTKNSSLAVAIAYPDLVSVFAGTVLNQTGQAVEILFLTMSVYLTLSIITSILMNWYNSRIALVER